TTCTAACAAATATATAATCCATTGTCAAACTAAACCCCATCGTTTGCATTTTCTCTTATTTTAATTCTTTTATATAAATTCATACCTGTTCCAGTAGGAATCAAATGCCCAATTACAACATTCTCCTTCAAACCCTTAAGGTCATCAACCCTGCCCGCAATCGAAGCATCCGTTAAAACCCTAGTAGTTTCCTGGAAAGAAGCAGCTGATATAAACGAATCTATGTTAAGAGAAGCCTTCGTTATTCCAATAAGAATTGGACTAGCAATAGCAGGCTCACCACCCTGTTCGATAACCCTCTTGTTTTGCTCGTAAAAAGTATGTTTATCAACTTTTTGATTATAAACAAAGTTGGTATCGCCCACAGATACAATCTTAACCTTTTTCATCATCTGTTTAATAATAACCCCAATATGCTTATCATTAATACTTACACCTTGCTTCCGATAAACATCCTGAATTTCTTCTAACAAAAATTCCTGCAAGCTAATTCCACCAAGAATTTCAAGCACATCGTGCGGATTAATTCTTCCATCACAAAGCATGTCTCCAGCCTTAACAATATCCCCGTCCCTGACTAAAAGGTGTTTTCCAGCAGGAATATAATGTTTATGCTCAACTCCATACTCATCCAAAACATTAATCAGTCTCTTACCCTTCTGAATTGCCTTAAAATGAACAACTCCACTCGCTTTAGCCATCTCTGTCAAGTTCTTAGGAATTCTTGTCTCAAATAAATCATTAACCCTAGGAAGCCCACCCGTAATATCCTGAGTTTTCTCAGACCCCTTAGAAAGTTTAGCAATAACATCTCCAATATTAATACCCTGACCATCCTCAACTTGAAGATAAGCATCTCCAGGAAGAACATAAGATGATATCTCAATACCCATATCATTAACAATTAAAATCCTAGGATCCAGAGACTCAAAAACCTGATCTGTAATTCTCTTCTCAATATTCCCAGTTTCAAGATTTATCTCCTCCTTAAGAGTTGTACCTAAAATAATATCCTTAAACTTAATTTTTCCTCTAACTTCAGCAATAATAGGCTCTGCGAATGGATCAAATGTTCCAATAACACTTCCAGCCTCAACATAATCACCAACCTTAATTTCAAGTCTAGTGCCGGCCCTCAAAGAGACCTCTTGCTCTTCAGAGACAATCATAAACCTATCATCCATAATCTTAATAAACCCAATGTGAGATGACAATACATCCGCACCTTCCTTATTGACAAACAAAGGCATGCCCTTAATCACTTTCTGAGAATCCACAACCTTAATTTCCCCAACCAGGCTAACATCTTCTTCATAAATAACATTTATTATTTTTAAAGTCCCTTTTCTTGTAAAAAGCAAACCATCATCGACTTTAACATTAAACCCTTCTATCCCATTAAGAATAAAAGTGTTCTTAAGCGAAATCTTATCATCCTCACTCCCAGCCTGTGCAACTCCCCCAATGTGAAAAGTTCTCATAGTAAGCTGTGTACCCGGTTGTCCTATTGACTGAGCCGCAATTATCCCAACAGCCTCTCCAATATTAACAGGTTTATTGTTTGAAAAATCTCGTCCATAACACTTCTGGCAAACCCCATGTTCGGCCTCACAAGTTAAAACAGACCTAATTACAAGCTTATCAACACCAATAGTTTCCAATAACTTTATCATAGGCTCCGTAATCTCTTCGTTTACATCCAAAACAATCTCACCCGTAATAGGATGCTTTATCCGTTCAATTGAATAGCTACCCACAGCCTTCTCTCTTAAAGACTCAACCACCTCTTCTCCATTTTTTAAAGCCTCAACCTTTATACCATTAATAGTCCCACAATCTTCTATTCTAACAACAACATCCTGAGCAATATCCACCAATCTTCTAGTCAAATACCCAGCATCCGCCGTCTTTAAAGCAGTATCCGCAAGCCCCTTCCTAGCCCCGTTTGTAGAAATGAAAAACTCTATTACAGACAACCCTTCCTTAAAATTAGAAATAATCGGAAGCTCAATAATATCCCCAGAGGTCTTAGCCATCAATCCCCTCATACCTGCAAGCTGCCTTATCTGATTCCTACTTCCACGAGCTCCAGAGTCAGCCATCATATAAATAACATTAAAGCCATCCCTATCTCTCTTAAGAACCTCCATCATCTTAGTGGTAAGTTCCTCGTTCGTTTTTGACCAAACAGAAATAACATTATTATATCTTTCCTCTCCAGTAATAACACCCTTAGTATAATCATTTTGTATTTTGGAAATCTCTCTACTGGCTTTATCCACATATACTTTTTTCTCTTCCGGCACAATAATATCGCTCATACTTATTGTGCACCCAAATCTAGTAGCATATTTAAACCCAAGTTTCTTAATAATATCTAACATCTCAATTACAACAGAAGAACCATGAGAAACATAAACTTCAGAAATTAAAACTTGCAGTTCATAATCGCTAAGTGTTTTATTTACAAAGTCAACCTTATCTGGCAAAGCTTCATTAAACACAATACGACCCGCCGTAGTCTCTACATATTCACCATTAACCTTTACATAAATTCGTGCATTATAATCCAAACTCTTATTATTAACAGCAAGAAGCACCTGATTGAAATTCAAAAACTTACGTCCTTCCCCAACCACATCCTTCTTCTTCATAGTTAAATAATAAAGACCCAAAACAATGTCCTGAGATGGAAATACAATAGGATGCCCATTTGCAGGATTTAATAAATTATTAGTTGACAACATTAAAGCCCAACTTTCTGCTTGTGCCGCAGGTGTTAAAGGGACATGAACCGCCATCTGATCACCATCAAAATCAGCATTATAAGCATGACAAACAAGAGGGTGAAGTTTTATTGCCTTTCCTTCAACTAAAACCGGCTCAAAAGCTTGAATTCCTAATCTATGAAGCGTTGGGGCCCTGTTTAAAAGAACAGGATGTTCCTTAATAACATCATCTAAAATTTGCCATACCTCATCCACTTCCTGCTCAATTAAACTTTTCGCCCTCTTTATATTAAAAACAGACTCGCTTTCAATTAGCCTTCTAATCACAAACGGCTTAAAAAGCTCAAGCGCCATCTTTGAAGGAATACCACATTGATGAAGTTTAAGCTCAGGACCAACAACAATTACAGAACGACCAGAATAATCAACTCTCTTACCAAGAAGATTTTGCCTAAACCTACCTTGCTTCCCCTTCAGTGCATCAGACAAAGATTTAAGTGGCCTGTTAGACGACCCCTTAACAACTTTTCTCTTATGTGAATTATCAAAAAGAGAATCAACCGACTCCTGTAACATCCTCTTCTCATTTCTAACAATAATCTCAGGCGCATTTAACAGCAAAAGCTTTCTTAAACGATTATTTCTGTTTATGACTCTCCTATAAAGATCATTTAAATCAGAAGTCGCAAACCTACCCCCATCAAGCTGCACCATAGGCCTAATCTCCGGTGGAATCACAGGCAGAACGTCCATAATCATCCATTCTGGTTTATTTCCAGAAACCTTGAAATTTTCAATAATTTCAAGGCGTCTTAAAAGCTTCTTATCCGTCTTATCGTCTTTATCGATCATCTGAACCCTAAGCTTAGATGAAAGTTCATCAAGATCAAGATTCTCAAGCAAGGTCTTAATCGCCTCAGCTCCCATTGAAGCATTAAAAGACATCCCATATCTCTCTCTTGCCTCAGAATACTCATCCTCACTCAGAAGTTGCATCTTCTTAAGGTCAGTATCGCCCGGCTCAATTACGATATATTTCTCGTAATAAAGGATAGAATTTAAATTAGAAGCCGTAACATCAAGTAAAAGGCCAATCCTAGAAGGAATATACTTATAGTACCAAATATGGGCAACGGGAGCTGAAAGCTCAATATGCCCCATTCTTTCACGCCTAACTTTAAAATGAGTTACCTCAACATTACAACGATCACAAATAATACCCTTATACCTTATTGATTTGAATTTACCGCAATAACATTCCCATTCTTTTGTTGTTCCAAAAATCCTCTCGCAAAAAAGTCCATCTTTTTCAGGCCTTAACGTTCTATAGTTAATAGTTTCAGACTTCTTAACTTCACCGTAAGACCAATTTCTAATTTGATCAGGAGAGGCTATTTTTATTTTTATTTTCTCAAAATCTTTTATCTCTTTCATAGAAACCTCAAAACCTAAGTTTTATTAATCAATTCCTCTTCCTTCTCCGTTAAAGGAACTTGATCTCCCTTATCATCATAAATTGATAAATCAAACCCAAGACCTCTTAACTCCTGCATCAAAACATTAAAAGACTCAGGAATCCCAGATACATTAGTGGGAATACCTTTAACAATATTCTCATAAATCTTAACTCTACCCGACATATCATCCGATTTCACCGTTAGCAACTCCTGAAGAGTATGTGCAGCCCCATAAGCCTCAAGCGCCCAAACTTCCATCTCCCCAAGTCTCTGACCACCAAACTGCGCCTTACCCCCAAGAGGTTGTTGAGATACAAGAGAATAAGGCCCCGTAGATCTTGCATGCATCTTATCATCAACAAGGTGATGCAGCTTAAGCATATATATAGCCCCAACCATCACCTCATTCTCAAAAGGCTCTCCCGTATACCCATCATATAAAACTTCCTTTGACGTCTCATTAAATCCAGCTCTCTTTAAATTTTCCTGAATTTGTTCATTCGTAGCAGATTCAAAAACAGGAATATCGTAATATTCACCAAGATATTTCCCAGCAAGCCCGAGCTGAGACTCCATTAACTGCCCAATATTCATCCGAGAAGGAACCCCCAAAGGGTTTAAACATATATCAAGAGGCGTCCCATCAGAAAGATACGGCATATCTTCAACCGGAAGAATTTTCGCAACTACTCCCTTATTTCCATGCCTCCCCGCCATCTTATCGCCTTCCTTAAGTTTTCTCTTCTTAGCAATATAAACCTTCAATATTTCATCAACCCCAGGAGGAAGATTTCCAACATCATCCTTAGTAATCCGCTGTACATCAATTACAGTGCCTTCGGTTCCATGTGGAACTTTTAACGAATTATTCTTAACATCTTTCGCCTTTTCTCCAAAAATAGAAGTTAAAAGTTTAAATTCAGGAGTAATGTCCCCCTCCGACTTTGGTGTAACCTTACCAACCAAAATGTCACCCGGCTTTACATAAGTTCCTATTATTACAACCCCATTCTCATCTAATTTACTCAATATCTTTGCGCCTACATTGGGTATATCTGCCGTAATTTTTTCAGGCCCAAGCTTAGTCTCTCTAACCTCAATACTAAACTCTTTAATGTGAACTGAAGTATAAAGATCTTCCTTAACGATCCTCTCAGAGATCAATATAGCGTCTTCATAATTAAATCCATTCCAAGGAATAAAGCCAACCAACAAATTATTCCCAAGAGCAAGTTCACCGTATCTAGTAGCAGGGCCATCTGCAATTATCTCACCCTCACTAACCTCCTGGCCCTCTTTAACTAAAACTGACTGATTGAAAGAAGTATCCTGGTTTGTTCTCTCATATTTAGAAAGATAATATTCATCTAAATCAACATCACTACTGCCTTCGTGAGCTCTTACAACTATTTTCCTGTTTGTTGCTAACACAACCGTACCAGATCTCTTTGCCTTAATAACAACACCAGAATACCTAGCAACCACCCTCTCCATACCGGTACCAACAATAGGAGGTTGCGGAAACAACAAAGGAACCGCCTGCCGTTGCATATTAGAACCCATAAGAGCACGATTGGCATCATTGTGCTCAAGAAAAGGTATTAACGCAGAAGAAACAGAAATCAACTGCCTAGGGGAAACATCCATGTAATCTATATCCCTAGGTACCATTGTAGTATAATCACCAGAAACCCTAACAGAAATTAAATCCTCAACATAATTACCATCAGCATCAACCTCAGCATTTGCCTGCGCAATACTTTTCTTCTCCTCATCAATCGCAGACAAGTACTCTATCTCACGAGTAACCCTACCATTCACCACTTTCCTATAAGGAGTTTCCAAGAATCCATAATCATTTACCCTAGAATAAGTCGCAAGAGAAACAATAAGACCGATATTAGGCCCCTCAGGCGTCTCAATCGGACACATCCTTCCGTAATGCGTATAATGCACATCCCTTACCTCAAACCCTGCTCGATCCCTTGAAAGCCCCCCCGGACCCAAAGCATTAAGGCGCCTCTTGTGCGTCAATTCAGCTAAAGGGTTAACCTGATCCATAAATTGCGAGAGTTGACTAGTTGCAAAAAACTCTTTAACAGCAGAAACAATAGGCTTAACGCTTATTAATTCCTGAGGCCTAAGATTGAAGACCTCCTTATTAGACATTCTATCCTTTGCAATCTTTTCAACTCTAGCCATTGCTCCCTTATATATATTTGTAAGCAACTCTCCAACAGAACGGACTCTTCTATTACCAAGATGATCAATATCATCAAGAGTATCATGCCCATCATATATCCTTAAAAGATGAGATACAGTATTTACAATATCTGTCATAGTAAGAACTGAGGTTGCCAAATCATCAAGTCCAAATTTTT
The sequence above is drawn from the Borrelia sp. RT5S genome and encodes:
- the rpoB gene encoding DNA-directed RNA polymerase subunit beta, translating into MIKRVHLGQGKAEEILDLPNLIEIQLNSYERFLQLERLKNGKPLLNEGLESVFRNVFPIRSSNGEVALEYEKYYIEDDSVSFTEKECKRKGQSYEAVLKIRLNLQFLTTGEIRQKDVYMGTIPLMTNRGTFVVNGAERVIVSQIHRSPGVVFYKEKDSYFARIIPYRGSWLEFEIDSKKDYLYVKIDRKKRILVTLFLRALGLDTREKIIDTFYHVREIEVNESVKREIAGQYLATNINIKENMTYRAGDKITLQDIEDFLQNGIRKIKLIDFDGYDSVPGKYFISSDIILNCFEREDAYFSLKDGFKELSKESVILAVYNVLLPGEPISVDSAENDLKTVFFSEKRYDLGHVGRYKLSKKFGLDDLATSVLTMTDIVNTVSHLLRIYDGHDTLDDIDHLGNRRVRSVGELLTNIYKGAMARVEKIAKDRMSNKEVFNLRPQELISVKPIVSAVKEFFATSQLSQFMDQVNPLAELTHKRRLNALGPGGLSRDRAGFEVRDVHYTHYGRMCPIETPEGPNIGLIVSLATYSRVNDYGFLETPYRKVVNGRVTREIEYLSAIDEEKKSIAQANAEVDADGNYVEDLISVRVSGDYTTMVPRDIDYMDVSPRQLISVSSALIPFLEHNDANRALMGSNMQRQAVPLLFPQPPIVGTGMERVVARYSGVVIKAKRSGTVVLATNRKIVVRAHEGSSDVDLDEYYLSKYERTNQDTSFNQSVLVKEGQEVSEGEIIADGPATRYGELALGNNLLVGFIPWNGFNYEDAILISERIVKEDLYTSVHIKEFSIEVRETKLGPEKITADIPNVGAKILSKLDENGVVIIGTYVKPGDILVGKVTPKSEGDITPEFKLLTSIFGEKAKDVKNNSLKVPHGTEGTVIDVQRITKDDVGNLPPGVDEILKVYIAKKRKLKEGDKMAGRHGNKGVVAKILPVEDMPYLSDGTPLDICLNPLGVPSRMNIGQLMESQLGLAGKYLGEYYDIPVFESATNEQIQENLKRAGFNETSKEVLYDGYTGEPFENEVMVGAIYMLKLHHLVDDKMHARSTGPYSLVSQQPLGGKAQFGGQRLGEMEVWALEAYGAAHTLQELLTVKSDDMSGRVKIYENIVKGIPTNVSGIPESFNVLMQELRGLGFDLSIYDDKGDQVPLTEKEEELINKT
- the rpoC gene encoding DNA-directed RNA polymerase subunit beta', producing MKEIKDFEKIKIKIASPDQIRNWSYGEVKKSETINYRTLRPEKDGLFCERIFGTTKEWECYCGKFKSIRYKGIICDRCNVEVTHFKVRRERMGHIELSAPVAHIWYYKYIPSRIGLLLDVTASNLNSILYYEKYIVIEPGDTDLKKMQLLSEDEYSEARERYGMSFNASMGAEAIKTLLENLDLDELSSKLRVQMIDKDDKTDKKLLRRLEIIENFKVSGNKPEWMIMDVLPVIPPEIRPMVQLDGGRFATSDLNDLYRRVINRNNRLRKLLLLNAPEIIVRNEKRMLQESVDSLFDNSHKRKVVKGSSNRPLKSLSDALKGKQGRFRQNLLGKRVDYSGRSVIVVGPELKLHQCGIPSKMALELFKPFVIRRLIESESVFNIKRAKSLIEQEVDEVWQILDDVIKEHPVLLNRAPTLHRLGIQAFEPVLVEGKAIKLHPLVCHAYNADFDGDQMAVHVPLTPAAQAESWALMLSTNNLLNPANGHPIVFPSQDIVLGLYYLTMKKKDVVGEGRKFLNFNQVLLAVNNKSLDYNARIYVKVNGEYVETTAGRIVFNEALPDKVDFVNKTLSDYELQVLISEVYVSHGSSVVIEMLDIIKKLGFKYATRFGCTISMSDIIVPEEKKVYVDKASREISKIQNDYTKGVITGEERYNNVISVWSKTNEELTTKMMEVLKRDRDGFNVIYMMADSGARGSRNQIRQLAGMRGLMAKTSGDIIELPIISNFKEGLSVIEFFISTNGARKGLADTALKTADAGYLTRRLVDIAQDVVVRIEDCGTINGIKVEALKNGEEVVESLREKAVGSYSIERIKHPITGEIVLDVNEEITEPMIKLLETIGVDKLVIRSVLTCEAEHGVCQKCYGRDFSNNKPVNIGEAVGIIAAQSIGQPGTQLTMRTFHIGGVAQAGSEDDKISLKNTFILNGIEGFNVKVDDGLLFTRKGTLKIINVIYEEDVSLVGEIKVVDSQKVIKGMPLFVNKEGADVLSSHIGFIKIMDDRFMIVSEEQEVSLRAGTRLEIKVGDYVEAGSVIGTFDPFAEPIIAEVRGKIKFKDIILGTTLKEEINLETGNIEKRITDQVFESLDPRILIVNDMGIEISSYVLPGDAYLQVEDGQGINIGDVIAKLSKGSEKTQDITGGLPRVNDLFETRIPKNLTEMAKASGVVHFKAIQKGKRLINVLDEYGVEHKHYIPAGKHLLVRDGDIVKAGDMLCDGRINPHDVLEILGGISLQEFLLEEIQDVYRKQGVSINDKHIGVIIKQMMKKVKIVSVGDTNFVYNQKVDKHTFYEQNKRVIEQGGEPAIASPILIGITKASLNIDSFISAASFQETTRVLTDASIAGRVDDLKGLKENVVIGHLIPTGTGMNLYKRIKIRENANDGV